A region of Rhodoferax potami DNA encodes the following proteins:
- a CDS encoding heme NO-binding domain-containing protein, which translates to MKGMVFTEFLEMVESTFSADMVDDIIDDSAPPSGGAYTSVGTYDHQELVGMVTALSARSGLPVPALIHGFGTHLFGRFHALYPRFFDGIPSAVDFLFGIESVIHTEVRKLYPDAQLPSFDCVRRDDGLDMVYASPRHFGDLAEGLITGAIAHFGDPLGLTRVNLPDGSIRFELRHKS; encoded by the coding sequence ATGAAAGGCATGGTCTTTACCGAATTTCTGGAAATGGTGGAAAGCACCTTTTCCGCGGACATGGTGGACGACATCATTGACGACAGCGCACCGCCCAGTGGAGGGGCTTACACCTCGGTGGGCACCTATGACCACCAGGAACTCGTCGGCATGGTGACGGCTTTGTCCGCCCGCTCGGGCTTGCCGGTGCCAGCGCTGATCCATGGGTTCGGTACCCACCTGTTCGGCCGGTTTCATGCGCTGTACCCCCGCTTTTTCGATGGCATTCCGTCGGCCGTGGATTTTTTGTTTGGCATCGAATCCGTCATCCACACCGAAGTGCGCAAGCTCTACCCCGATGCGCAGCTCCCCAGCTTTGACTGTGTGCGCCGGGACGACGGGCTTGATATGGTGTACGCATCTCCGCGGCACTTCGGCGATTTGGCGGAGGGCCTTATCACTGGCGCGATTGCGCATTTCGGCGACCCTCTCGGGCTGACGAGGGTGAACTTGCCGGATGGCTCCATCCGGTTTGAATTGCGTCACAAATCTTAA
- a CDS encoding multidrug effflux MFS transporter: MKTSFFGTALVLGLLSAIGPFAIDMYLPALPSIGQSLGASMGAVQASLMAFFISLGVGQIIYGPVSDMLGRKKPLYFGLVLFALGSVGCALAPDIETLVVLRFIQGLGACAGMVIPRAVVRDLHTGHDAARLMSLLMLVFSVSPILAPLAGSVLIEASGWRAVFWAVTVAAILGLVLLATSLPETRPAKDRVNSSVGSAVAAYGVLLRDRHFLGLVFIGAFGISSFFAYLANSSFVLIDHYGLTPRQYSIAFAANAASFIGISQFTGKLSARFGLVKLVKFAVVGYALMMSLLLAVNLSGIERLDVMLGMLFVGYGFLGLVVPTTAVLALDEHGEIAGTASALMGTLQFVTGAVVMGITGALADGTARPMVAGIAGSAIVALLLTRITLRKTAAAAD; this comes from the coding sequence ATGAAAACTTCCTTCTTCGGCACCGCCCTGGTGCTCGGCTTGCTGTCAGCCATCGGCCCTTTCGCCATCGACATGTACCTTCCCGCCCTTCCCTCCATCGGCCAAAGCCTCGGTGCCTCCATGGGAGCCGTGCAGGCCAGCTTGATGGCTTTCTTCATCTCGCTGGGTGTGGGCCAGATTATTTATGGTCCGGTCTCTGACATGCTGGGTCGCAAGAAGCCGCTCTACTTCGGTCTGGTGCTGTTTGCCTTGGGCAGCGTGGGCTGCGCACTGGCACCGGACATTGAAACCCTGGTGGTGTTGCGCTTCATCCAGGGGCTGGGCGCCTGCGCGGGTATGGTGATCCCGCGCGCTGTGGTGCGCGACTTGCACACAGGTCACGACGCCGCGCGGCTGATGTCGCTGCTGATGTTAGTGTTCAGCGTGTCCCCCATCCTGGCCCCTTTGGCTGGCAGTGTCTTGATCGAGGCATCCGGCTGGCGCGCGGTGTTTTGGGCGGTGACAGTGGCCGCTATCTTGGGCTTGGTGTTGTTGGCCACCAGCCTGCCGGAAACCCGGCCCGCGAAGGACCGTGTCAATAGCAGCGTCGGCAGTGCAGTGGCCGCCTATGGTGTGTTGCTGCGCGACCGGCATTTTCTGGGGCTGGTGTTCATCGGTGCTTTTGGCATCTCCAGCTTTTTTGCCTACCTTGCTAATTCGTCGTTCGTGCTGATCGACCACTACGGTCTCACGCCCCGGCAGTACAGCATCGCGTTCGCGGCCAACGCGGCGTCCTTCATCGGCATTTCGCAGTTCACCGGCAAACTGAGCGCGCGCTTCGGGTTGGTCAAACTGGTGAAGTTCGCGGTGGTGGGCTACGCGCTCATGATGAGCCTGCTGCTGGCGGTGAACCTCAGCGGCATCGAGCGGCTCGATGTCATGCTGGGCATGCTGTTTGTGGGCTATGGCTTTTTGGGCCTCGTGGTGCCCACGACGGCCGTGTTGGCTTTGGATGAGCACGGCGAAATTGCCGGCACCGCCTCTGCCTTGATGGGCACCTTGCAGTTTGTGACCGGTGCCGTGGTCATGGGCATTACCGGCGCGCTGGCCGATGGCACCGCCCGGCCGATGGTGGCTGGCATTGCCGGATCCGCTATCGTGGCGTTGTTGTTGACCCGTATCACGCTGCGCAAAACTGCCGCAGCGGCGGACTAA
- the ypfH gene encoding esterase, whose product MTDIVVQQPAGAAKQLFLLHHGVGATPQGLLPLGRRLAAEFPEALVVSVQGPEASDLGQGYQWFSVIGITEETRPERVAAAMPAFVKAVQDWQARAGVSPEATALVGFSQGAIMCLESTQQNEFLAGRVVGLSGRFAQLPLAPHAHTTLHMVHGKADTVMHYGYTVTAAEHLVSLGADVTADVIPFLAHEVNDAVVDTVIERLFGHLPKRHWAAAQQAAEQDDSAED is encoded by the coding sequence ATGACCGATATCGTTGTGCAACAGCCCGCGGGCGCAGCCAAACAACTTTTTTTACTGCACCATGGCGTGGGTGCCACGCCCCAAGGTTTGTTGCCTTTGGGGCGGCGTTTGGCGGCCGAATTTCCGGAGGCTTTGGTGGTGAGTGTGCAGGGGCCAGAAGCCTCTGACTTGGGTCAGGGCTACCAATGGTTTTCGGTCATCGGCATCACCGAAGAAACCCGCCCCGAGCGCGTGGCCGCCGCCATGCCCGCGTTTGTGAAAGCCGTGCAAGACTGGCAAGCCCGCGCTGGCGTCAGCCCTGAGGCCACGGCGTTGGTGGGCTTTTCCCAGGGCGCCATCATGTGCCTAGAGTCCACCCAGCAAAACGAGTTTTTGGCCGGCCGCGTGGTCGGCTTGTCAGGCCGCTTTGCCCAGCTGCCACTGGCGCCCCACGCCCACACCACCCTGCACATGGTGCACGGCAAGGCGGACACGGTGATGCACTATGGCTACACCGTGACGGCTGCGGAACACTTGGTAAGCCTAGGTGCGGATGTGACGGCGGATGTCATTCCCTTCCTCGCCCACGAGGTGAACGATGCGGTGGTGGATACCGTGATCGAGCGCCTGTTCGGCCACCTGCCCAAGCGCCATTGGGCGGCTGCCCAGCAGGCCGCCGAACAGGACGACTCCGCCGAAGACTGA